Proteins found in one Methanospirillum hungatei JF-1 genomic segment:
- a CDS encoding DUF1788 domain-containing protein, with protein sequence MNTEARMELLKGKIVREDFLKARGLGNEIPFWIFDYPPEDEHFVRYSIRKIQEKLTSRSIHYMEIDLYELCLEIIESKISSDKINEFEKNKGSDKLLKKLQIILKPENLKNEIQQRVVSEDAFELILLTGIGKAWPLIRLHSILNNLQPVLGNIPLLAFYPGEYTNSELSLFRKFKDANYYRAFRMIDEGTA encoded by the coding sequence ATGAATACTGAGGCCCGGATGGAACTTCTCAAAGGGAAAATCGTTCGTGAGGATTTTTTAAAAGCAAGAGGGCTCGGGAATGAGATCCCCTTTTGGATATTTGATTACCCGCCGGAAGATGAACATTTTGTCAGATATTCGATACGGAAGATTCAGGAAAAACTGACTTCTCGCTCTATTCATTATATGGAGATAGATCTGTATGAATTATGTCTAGAGATCATTGAGAGCAAAATATCATCAGATAAGATCAATGAATTTGAGAAGAATAAAGGGTCGGATAAATTATTAAAAAAATTGCAGATTATTCTGAAACCAGAGAATTTAAAGAATGAGATTCAGCAGAGAGTTGTTTCAGAGGACGCTTTTGAGTTGATATTACTTACCGGGATAGGAAAAGCCTGGCCACTTATAAGGCTCCACTCTATTCTCAACAATCTTCAACCGGTTCTGGGAAATATTCCGTTATTAGCCTTTTACCCCGGTGAGTATACCAATTCGGAGTTGAGTCTTTTCAGGAAATTCAAAGATGCAAATTATTACCGGGCGTTTCGGATGATTGACGAAGGAACTGCATAA